Part of the Desulfuromonas thiophila genome is shown below.
TTGCGGCAACAGCACCGCTGCGGCAATTGCCTCTTGGCGATCAGGTGTTGCGCTTGCAACTGGCCGAGGGTTCCCTGCAGCGGCGCCAGCAGCAACTGTGGCGGCAGTTCGGTCTGTTCGCGGCTCTGCTGAGTCTGGCCGGCCTGAGTCTTTCCTGGCTCCTTTATCGTTCCCAACAACACCAATTACAGCAGGTCCAGACCATTGAGCGGGAGCTGGGGCAGCGGCGAGAAGATGCCCTAATCGGCCGGGCAACGGCAACCATCAGTCATGAAATCCGTAATCCGCTTAGTGCCTTAAGTCTTGGGCTGCAGCGGCTGCAACTGGAATGCCCGCAGCTGGGGCCGGAACAGCATGAAATGGTGCAGGCCATGCGTGAGGCGGTCGCGCGCAGTAACAGTATTCTTGTTGCGTTGCAGCGTTTTGCCCGGCCGTTGCAGCCGCAGTGGCAGAACTGTGATCTGACCGCCCTGATTGAGCGCCTGCTGTTGCTTTATCGCCCCCAGATTGAACGACAGCGATTGCAGCTGGATAGCCAATTGCAGCCCCAGTCCCTACTGGCTGATGAAGCCCTGATGGGCCAGCTGGTGGAGAACCTGCTTAAAAATGCCTTAGAAGCCCAGCCCGATGGCGGGATCGTGCGGTTGCAGTTGTCCCCTGTGCCTTCGGGGGTTGAATTGCTGATTGAAAATGGCGGTAAGAGTCTTGACGATGCACAGGTCGCGCGAATGCAGGAACCCTATTTTACCACCAAGACCAGGGGGTCAGGTCTCGGTTTGCCCCTGGCAGGCAAGATTATCGCGGCGCATCAGGGGTTATTGCAACTGAAACCGCTCAGAACCGGTGGGCTTCAGGTGCGGGTTTTTTTGCCACGAAAGGATTCTGGCGGTGGTCTTACTGATTGTCGATGACGAACCGAGCCAGCGGGAGCTGCTGGCGGGCTTTCTGCAACGTCAGGGCCATCAGGTGTTCTGTGCTGCGGGTGGAGACGAGGCCCTGGAGCTCTACCGGCGGCATCCGATTGATCTGGTGCTGCTTGATCACAACATGCCCGGCGAAACGGGTGATCTGCTCATAGCGAAGTTCAAGGCGATCAATCCGCAGCCGAAGATTGTGCTGATGACGGCCTATGCCGCTGTGGATCTGGCGGTACGTTGCTTCAAGGCGGGAGCGGACGATTTTCTCGAGAAGCCTCTTGATTTGCTTGAACTGCGCGACAAGCTGGCTGCGGCTGAAGAGCAGTTATTGCAGTTGCAGGATGTGCTTGTGGTGGAGGAACAACTCGTTGATTCTCCCCTGCCGTTTCCTTTTGTCGCCAAAAGTTCTTCCATGCAGCAATTGCTTTCGCTGGTGCGACGGGTGGCCAAAAGTCCCTGGCCGGTGCTGATTGAGGGTGAAACCGGCAGCGGCAAGGAACTGGTGGCGCGGCTGGTCCATCAGCTTAGCGAGCGGCGTGAGGGCCCGTTTATCGAGGTCAACTGCGCCGCCATTGTCGAGAGCCTGTTTGAGGCTGAACTGTTTGGTCATGAAAAAGGCGCCTTTACCGGTGCCGTTGGGCGCCGCGATGGCCACTTTGTTGCCGCAGATGGCGGAACCCTGTTTCTGGATGAAATTGGCGAATTGCCCCTGCCCCTGCAGGCCAAGCTGCTGCGGGCATTGCAGGAACAACGCATTCAGCCGGTGGGCGGCTCGCATAGCCGCGCTGTTGACGTGCGGGTGGTGGCCGCTACCAATGCCCATCTGGTAGCGATGGTGAACGAGAACCGTTTTCGCGAGGATCTCTACTATCGCCTGAATGTCTTTGAGGTTCAGGTGCCGCCTCTGCGCCAGCGGCGTGATGATATCATCGCTTTGATCGAACTGTTTCTGGGCGATCGTACCGGACAGCTGGAGCTGGAGCCGGCGGCCCTGGATGCCTTGCTCAAATACGACTATCCGGGTAACGTGCGCGAGTTGCGCAATCTGATTCAGCGCGCAGCGACGCTGGCGCGGGGTGGCTGGCTGCGCCGGACGGACCTGCCGCCTGTCGTGCAGGCACGGCAACGGGAAGAGGGAAGTCGGCTGTCGTCCCTGGCGCCGCTGCCGGATCAACTCGAAGCCCTGGAGGCGGAACTGATTCGGCAGCGGCTGGAGGAGGCTGGCGGGGTGCAGACCCGTGCCGCCGAATTGCTTGGGATCAGTGAACGCGTCCTGCGCTATAAAATGGCCAAGTATCGTCTTGGTCGCAGAAGAGGATAGGGCTTTACGGGCTTGATGGCGTCGCGAACCCTCAGCACTGCGTTGCCTCGATGACCGTTGGTTGGTCACATGGCGCGCTTTGCCAGGGATTTTTTGCCTAGTCAGCCATCAGGATGCTTTTGGTGCAGGCACCAGCGATTACAATAGCGGGATTTCGAGACCTGCCAGAACGATCAGGCTCTGGTCCTGGTCATCGCCGTTTTCATTGCTGGCCGCCAGGCTGCAGCTGGCGCTGAGCTCCCGCCAAAGGTTCCAGCGCAGTTCCACCAGTCCCTCGTTGAGCCAGGAGCGTTCCAGGTCGGAGTACTCCAGCTGATATTCCAATTGCCAGCGGAGCTGGCGGGAAAGTTGACCGCTGTATTTCAGGGTCAGATTAACGATGGTTTCCTGCTCCTCATCAAAGTACCCCAGTCCCACGGCGGCCTCCAGCCGTGGCAACCAGACCGGTTGATGACTGAGCTGCATCAGACTGTTGATCTGGTCGGGACGGTCGGTGGCGTAGTCCTCGTAATAGGCGCCGAGAGTCAGGTGCCAGCCCGGCCGCAGGAGCCAGCCAGCCAGCAGGCCACTGAGCTGCTGGGCGCCGAGGTGTAATTCGGCTCGTTCGGTGGCGATATTGTAGACGGGCTCCGGATCACGTTGTCGCTGATAACTGAGGCTGAGCCAGTTCACTGTGCCCTGGTAGTGCAGGCGTGCTGTTCCGGTCCAGAGGTCGCGAGTATTGTTCAAACGGTAGAAGCCACTGTCGCCGCGATCGGTAAAGCGTTCGCAGCGAAGTTCGGCAGAGGCATTGAATCCCTTTGCCGCTTCATATTGCCACTGAACGAAGGCGGCACGCTGATTCAGGCTGAAATCGTTGTCGCCAAACAGCAAGCTTTTTTGCTCAATGGTTCCCTGCTCAAGCCCGGCACCGATCCGGTGTTGAGCCAGACTCGTGCCCAGCTGTAACTGGCTGCTGCGTTCCTGCCAGCGGTACAGATCCTGCCCGAGTTCCGGCAGGTATTCGGTTTCTTCCAACCACAGCTGGCGCAGTTGCAGGCTTAACGCCGTGCTGGCGGGTGGTGCTGACTGACGCAGGGCATAACTCAACGGGTTGGTGGCGCTGTCCGCTTGGGCGGATTGTGGCCATACAATAATGGCCAGCAGCACGACCGCCAGCAGCCGATGCAGGAAGAATAAAGCGGTATACATGGCAGGATTCCAGGCTGGGAAAGGGCAACGTCCACCAGAAAGAACAGAGCGTTTCGCCGGAAGACGAAACGCTCTGCTTTGTTGGGGCGATCAGCGTGTGCGACCAGCACGAGCGCGCTGGCCAAGAGCAGCAGCGGCGCCACTGCCGTCGAGCAGTTGCTGCCCGCCGGCCTCGTAGGTGTCACACAGACCGTTGTTGTCGGCGTCAACGAAGTTGGTGGCGGCGGCACCCTGGCCGGTACCGGGAGTCGGACGCGCATCGCCGATACCATCGCCATCGCTATCAATCAGGTACAGACCACTGCCGCCAAGGGAGCCGCGAAATTGTGAAGCCAGGGCAGGTAGACTGCTCAGCAAAACGGTGACCAGGGCCAGGCTCATCAGAGAAAGAATGCGTTTTTTCATGGAAGTTTGTCCTTTCAGGCAACATGGGGTTGCATTAAAGATGGGAACGATCGGGGCGAAAATCACAACAGCGCTGTTGTCGTTGGGTAAAGCAACGCCTGTGCCAAGAGCTGGGGACTCTCGCCAGTTAATCCTATCTCACTGAAAGAACATCTGTTTTGTGAAAAATAAACCAGCACAGGAGCTTGTGAGCTGTGCTGTGCGAGGGAAACCCTGGACCGGATCGACAGACGGTGCTGGTGAAGACGACAAGATTGTCGATCCGGTCATCCTGCTTAACCTGACTGGCGCCACCAGGCTTGCAGACGCTGCACGATCGGCACGTTGGCCGCTGTCAGGCGGTAGTCAAGCAGGCGGGGAATGGCAACCCAGGCCAGCTGGTCGTGTTCGCGCAGCAGCAATTGGCCGTGGTAACTGGCGACGAACAGGCTGTGGGTGCAGATCAGGCCGCGTGGGTAGCGGTGAAAGGTCCGGCTGAAGCAGGCGCCGATGCGGGCCGAGATGCACAGCTCTTCGGCCAGCTCGCGCCGCAGGCAGGCGGCCGGGGTTTCACCCGTTTCGCATTTGCCGCCGGGCAGTTCCCAGTAGCCACCCAGGCCCTGGCGCGGCAGCCGGCGCGCCAGCAGCAGCTGGTTGTCGCGCAGGAGAATGGCGGCACTGACCTGGCGGGCGGGTCTGACGGTTGTCTGCGCTAACGGTTCCCTCATGGCTGCTGCAGGGCCTCGGCGAAGGCCTGCCGCAGGCGTTCGACCCGCCGACGGTTGACACCGAAATCGTAGTAACCCACCCGCGCGGCGCTGCGGATGTGGATCAGACCATCCTGCGCCACCAGGCGGCATTCCACATCATCGACAAAACGGAACAGCCAGCTGGTAAAGGTGGCGCGCAGGTAGCCGGCTTCCAGCGCACCCATCCCTTCACGCTGGATCACCCCGCCTTCGGCCCGGATGGCCTCCTTCAATGCCGCCCAGGCCTGGTAGGGCGGAACCTTGTCGAAGGACAGGGGCGCCACTTGGGCTTCGGCGCGCACTTCCTCACTGCTGACACAGTTGGGATGGGTCGGACAGGCCGGCAAGCTGCTCATGTAGGGCGGCCGGTAAGGGGCCGGCGCGCCACAGCCGCTCAGGCCCAGGATCAGGCCAAGGATCAGGCTGAGCAGGCCGATGGCGGCGGCGCGACTTGGGGCGGAAGATCGTGAGGGCATGGTCGACTCCTTTACGCTGGAAATTTCCGTTCCTGGGCTTTGGTGTGATAAACAGGCGAAATGCGGGCAAGGCTGTCGGGCTCCTGGCGAAATCGTTTGAAATTTTCCGCCTGCTCGAAGATTTCCTTGTAGACCTCATCCCGATCCACTGGCGGGTAACCATGCTCGGCCAACACGAGGATCAGATCCACTTTCAATTCGGCCTTGATGTCGTCGCGCTGGTTCCAGTCGGTGTATTTAATCTTGTCATTCACGATGGCCTTTACGGCCTTGGCCAAGATCAGCAGCTTGTCCTCGGGGTAGGTGAAATCGTATTTGATGGCCAGCCCGAGTAAAATGTCGTAGAAGGCCTTTTCCTCGATATCGATGCCCATGTCGGAACCAGAGGCCATCTCCCGGTGCAGGGCGCGGATCAGGTCAACGATCTCGCTGGAGAAGTCTTCCAGTACGTTGCTGACCAGCACGTCCTCTTCCTTGCGCTCGTTGTAGGCATCCACCAGTGCCTTGAACTTCTTCGAGAAGTCGGTTCCCTTGGCCTTGTTGAGTTTCTTAAAGTCGTCTATCGCCTTGGCCAGCAGCTGCTGCAGGAGCTTAACCTTGGTGTTGGGCAGCTTGATCTTTTCGATCTTGGCCAGGTAGTCATCGTCGAAGATGTCCATAGCCCCGGCCTTGTCATCCCCCAGCTTGAAGATCTCCTCCACCCCATCGGCTTTGAGGGCTTGCGTGATCATCTCCCGCACCTTGGCGTTCATCTGGGCGGTGTCGGGTGCATTCCCCTTGGTCAGCTTGACGATGATCGACCGCACGGCAAGATAGAAGTGGATCTGGTCGCGCTCCTGCTGTTTCAGCTCTTCCGAGCCACAGCAGATATCGTAGGCCGCCTTCAGGCGCTTGACCAGCTGCATGAAACGCTTCTCGATCTTGTCGGTCAGTTGGGCGAACTCGGCAGCATTGTTCAGGCAGTTGAGCTGTTGGACGGAGCTACCGCTGTAGTAGGGTGACGCATCGAAGCTGTGGAACATCTTGTTCAGCAGGTCGAGGTGATCCCGCACGACAATGATCGATTGCCCGATTTCCTCGATGTTCTGCTGGTCGGCCTTGTTGTAATGGGCCAGCGCCAGGTTCATCTGCCTTTTGATGCCGAGGTAATCGACCACCAGCCCCTTGTCCTTGCCCTCGTACTTGCGATTGACCCGCGAGATGGTTTGGATCAGGTTGTGACGTTGGATCGGCTTGTCGATATAGATGGTATCGAGGTGCGGTACATCAAAGCCGGTCAGCCACATATCGACCACGATGGCGATCTTGAAATTCGACTTGTCGCTTTTGAACTGGCGGTCCAGCTCCTTGCGGTCGTCCTTGGTGCCAAGCAGGTCATACAGCGTCTTCTCATCGTCCTTGCCACGGGTCATCACCATCTTGACCCGCTCCATCGGCTTGATCTCTTTCTTCTCCTGCTCGGTCAGGCTGGCCCCTTTTTCGCAAGCCAGCACCTCATTCCAGTCAGGTCGCAGGGCGATGATTTCCTTCCACAGGGCATAGGCGATCTGCCGCTTGCTGGAGACGAACATCGCCTTGCCCTTGATCGTCGCCCCTTCCTCCAGACGTTTCTCGTAGTGTTCAACGAAATCAGTCGCCAGCGCCTTGATGCGATCCGGGTCACCCAGAATGGCGGTCATGCTGGCGCTCGCCTTTTTGCTCTCCTCGATCTGGTAGTCGCTCGCACCGTCCTCGGCGCACTGATCGTAGTACGCTTCAATCTCTTCCAACTTCTTGTTGTCGAGCACAACCTTGGCGGCCCGCCCCTCGTAGACGATCCGCACGGTGATCTCGTCCTTCACCGATTCGGTCATGGTGTAGCTGTCCACCACCTCACCGAAGACATCCAGGGTGGCATCGATGGGGGTGCCGGTAAAGCCGACATAGGTGGCATTGGGCAGCGAGTCGTGCAGGTACTTGGCAAAGCCGTAGGTCCGCCGCACCCCGTTCTCGGTGACACGCACCTTCTGGTCGAGATTGACCTGACTGCGGTGCGCCTCGTCGGAGATACAGATGATGTTGTTCCGCTCGGAGAGCAGCTCGGTATCCTCGGTGAACTTGTGAATGGTGGTCAGGAAGACCCCGCCGCTGTTGCGTCCTTTCAGGTAATCACGCAGATCGGCACGGCTCGCCACGCTGATCACCGACTGGTCGCCGATGTAGCCCTTGGCGCTTACGAACTGGCTTGATAGCTGATCATCCAGGTCGGTGCGGTCGGTAATGAGCACGATGGTCGGACTCTCAAAATCGACGCTCTTCATCAGCAGGCGGGTCAGAAACAGCATGGTGAAACTCTTGCCGCAGCCGGTCGCGCCGAAATAGGTGCCGCCCTTACCATCCCCACCCGGTTTCCGATGCGCCTTGATGCTCTGGTAGAGCTTGCCAGCGGCGTAAAACTGAGGGTAACGGCAGACCACCTTGACCTGTGCCTTGGAAACATCGGGGAAGTAAATGTAGTTGCGGATCACCTCGCGCAACCGATCCTTATCAAACAGCCCCTGAATCATGGTGTGCAGGGCGTTGATGCCGTCCTGCTCGATGGTCTCGTTGCCGGTCACCTTGCGCCAGGTGTAGAAGTAATCGTAGGGAGCAAACAGGGAACCCATGCGCGAGTTCACTCCATCGGAAATCACGCACAGGGCGTTGTACTTCATCAGCTCTGGGATATCGCGGGCATAGCGGGTGGTGAGCTGCACGTAGGCGTCAAAGATGGTCGCCTCTTCGCGGATGGCGCTCTTGAACTCGAACACCACCAGCGGCAGGCCGTTGATGTAGAGGATGCCATCGGGGATGCGTTTTTCGCTCCCCTCGATCTCCAGTTGGTTGACGATCTTGTAGATGTTTTTGTCGCCACCATACACTGCCGACTCTTCGGCAACGATGGTTTCAATTTCCCCTTCTGCGGGGATACGTCGTTCCGGCAAACCGGCATAGTCGATCAGCTGAATGTACAGGTCTTTCTGGGTGTGATCTTCGCGCTTGAGGAGGAAACCGTCGGCAACCAGCTTGTGGATGGTTTTGTTGGAATCGTACAGGTCTTGCGGATTCAGCCCCTCCAGCCGCCGGATCACCGAATCGATCTCGGCCTTGGTGATGTTGTCGCCGGCATACTGGTGGGCGAGGAAAGCCTGAAGGTCGGACTTGATCAGCACCTCATTCGGTGCCCGCTCGAACGAATCGCCCCTGTGGTGCGGGTAGCCCTGATCTTCCAGCAGGGCGATGATCGCCTGCTCCAGCTTCTCCTCGGTGAATTTCGCCATCCCCAATCCCTCTTCGATCATACCCGCCAGTTCTCACCGGAATATTCACAAACAGGTTCACGCACCATGGTCTTGCGATCATTCAACCGATCCTGATCCCATTGGGCCGGATTATTGTGAATGTAATCGCGGATACGGTCCCATTCCGATTGATCACGGACAATATGCTCCCAATAATTGCGTTGCCATAATTTTCCGGAAAATCGCGGCCAATCCTTCTGTTTGATCCCGCGAATATATTCATTGGTCGTCATGGTTTTAAACCATTGGACGATTTGTGATAATGGGACCGGGCAGACACATAGGTCTGCCCCTACGCCTGTCCCATCATCATTTGCCCCCGTAGGGGCGGACCCATGTGTCCGCCTTGGTTGTAATAAACGTTGATGGGCGTTTGAAACCGGGCAGACACGCAGGTCTGCCCCTACGTCGATGCCATCAACAGACGATCCCCTGTTATGGACAACAAAATGAACGTGGTTGGGCATGCAAATCGACGCATCACATTGCACGGTGGCAAATTTATTTTCCAATTGCGCGAACCATCGCACTACCATTTCGCCGGCTGCGTTTAATTGCATTTCCCCCTGGACGACATTGCCGAACAAACATTCCCGGTTCTGAACGCAGATCGTCACAAAATAAATGCCGGGCCGGGCATAATCGTACCCCTTCAAGCGGATCGAACGACGATGATGTTTGGCACAGCGGTTCATCATTGTTGTCCCT
Proteins encoded:
- a CDS encoding sensor histidine kinase — protein: MTLRPDVRSWRLALWQLNLLVFGGLVAGVLLFFLWQIDSTRHSFEEHFDEHSELIGQVAANALINAEQTRHLVEQIVAAFLQRNAEFLATLEAIEPFSEAELTAYSVENGLVGIQIRRFGDSAVTGPPNWQPPESLLSSNGLYAVPDQHQYVLIAQQAALQVVVAIDATEIEQLLQRLSPAQVLLEMQALSGIDHMELSPLSSPAVAATAPLRQLPLGDQVLRLQLAEGSLQRRQQQLWRQFGLFAALLSLAGLSLSWLLYRSQQHQLQQVQTIERELGQRREDALIGRATATISHEIRNPLSALSLGLQRLQLECPQLGPEQHEMVQAMREAVARSNSILVALQRFARPLQPQWQNCDLTALIERLLLLYRPQIERQRLQLDSQLQPQSLLADEALMGQLVENLLKNALEAQPDGGIVRLQLSPVPSGVELLIENGGKSLDDAQVARMQEPYFTTKTRGSGLGLPLAGKIIAAHQGLLQLKPLRTGGLQVRVFLPRKDSGGGLTDCR
- a CDS encoding sigma-54-dependent transcriptional regulator, yielding MVLLIVDDEPSQRELLAGFLQRQGHQVFCAAGGDEALELYRRHPIDLVLLDHNMPGETGDLLIAKFKAINPQPKIVLMTAYAAVDLAVRCFKAGADDFLEKPLDLLELRDKLAAAEEQLLQLQDVLVVEEQLVDSPLPFPFVAKSSSMQQLLSLVRRVAKSPWPVLIEGETGSGKELVARLVHQLSERREGPFIEVNCAAIVESLFEAELFGHEKGAFTGAVGRRDGHFVAADGGTLFLDEIGELPLPLQAKLLRALQEQRIQPVGGSHSRAVDVRVVAATNAHLVAMVNENRFREDLYYRLNVFEVQVPPLRQRRDDIIALIELFLGDRTGQLELEPAALDALLKYDYPGNVRELRNLIQRAATLARGGWLRRTDLPPVVQARQREEGSRLSSLAPLPDQLEALEAELIRQRLEEAGGVQTRAAELLGISERVLRYKMAKYRLGRRRG
- a CDS encoding (deoxy)nucleoside triphosphate pyrophosphohydrolase, whose product is MREPLAQTTVRPARQVSAAILLRDNQLLLARRLPRQGLGGYWELPGGKCETGETPAACLRRELAEELCISARIGACFSRTFHRYPRGLICTHSLFVASYHGQLLLREHDQLAWVAIPRLLDYRLTAANVPIVQRLQAWWRQSG
- a CDS encoding DUF1499 domain-containing protein: MPSRSSAPSRAAAIGLLSLILGLILGLSGCGAPAPYRPPYMSSLPACPTHPNCVSSEEVRAEAQVAPLSFDKVPPYQAWAALKEAIRAEGGVIQREGMGALEAGYLRATFTSWLFRFVDDVECRLVAQDGLIHIRSAARVGYYDFGVNRRRVERLRQAFAEALQQP
- a CDS encoding type I restriction endonuclease subunit R, producing MAKFTEEKLEQAIIALLEDQGYPHHRGDSFERAPNEVLIKSDLQAFLAHQYAGDNITKAEIDSVIRRLEGLNPQDLYDSNKTIHKLVADGFLLKREDHTQKDLYIQLIDYAGLPERRIPAEGEIETIVAEESAVYGGDKNIYKIVNQLEIEGSEKRIPDGILYINGLPLVVFEFKSAIREEATIFDAYVQLTTRYARDIPELMKYNALCVISDGVNSRMGSLFAPYDYFYTWRKVTGNETIEQDGINALHTMIQGLFDKDRLREVIRNYIYFPDVSKAQVKVVCRYPQFYAAGKLYQSIKAHRKPGGDGKGGTYFGATGCGKSFTMLFLTRLLMKSVDFESPTIVLITDRTDLDDQLSSQFVSAKGYIGDQSVISVASRADLRDYLKGRNSGGVFLTTIHKFTEDTELLSERNNIICISDEAHRSQVNLDQKVRVTENGVRRTYGFAKYLHDSLPNATYVGFTGTPIDATLDVFGEVVDSYTMTESVKDEITVRIVYEGRAAKVVLDNKKLEEIEAYYDQCAEDGASDYQIEESKKASASMTAILGDPDRIKALATDFVEHYEKRLEEGATIKGKAMFVSSKRQIAYALWKEIIALRPDWNEVLACEKGASLTEQEKKEIKPMERVKMVMTRGKDDEKTLYDLLGTKDDRKELDRQFKSDKSNFKIAIVVDMWLTGFDVPHLDTIYIDKPIQRHNLIQTISRVNRKYEGKDKGLVVDYLGIKRQMNLALAHYNKADQQNIEEIGQSIIVVRDHLDLLNKMFHSFDASPYYSGSSVQQLNCLNNAAEFAQLTDKIEKRFMQLVKRLKAAYDICCGSEELKQQERDQIHFYLAVRSIIVKLTKGNAPDTAQMNAKVREMITQALKADGVEEIFKLGDDKAGAMDIFDDDYLAKIEKIKLPNTKVKLLQQLLAKAIDDFKKLNKAKGTDFSKKFKALVDAYNERKEEDVLVSNVLEDFSSEIVDLIRALHREMASGSDMGIDIEEKAFYDILLGLAIKYDFTYPEDKLLILAKAVKAIVNDKIKYTDWNQRDDIKAELKVDLILVLAEHGYPPVDRDEVYKEIFEQAENFKRFRQEPDSLARISPVYHTKAQERKFPA
- a CDS encoding transposase, with the protein product MMNRCAKHHRRSIRLKGYDYARPGIYFVTICVQNRECLFGNVVQGEMQLNAAGEMVVRWFAQLENKFATVQCDASICMPNHVHFVVHNRGSSVDGIDVGADLRVCPVSNAHQRLLQPRRTHGSAPTGANDDGTGVGADLCVCPVPLSQIVQWFKTMTTNEYIRGIKQKDWPRFSGKLWQRNYWEHIVRDQSEWDRIRDYIHNNPAQWDQDRLNDRKTMVREPVCEYSGENWRV